The following DNA comes from Occultella kanbiaonis.
GGCAGCAGGTCCGGTGCCCGATAGTCCGTCGTCGCGACCACCGGTAGCCGGCGAGCGAAGTCGGCGATGAACGGCGGACGATGCTGACGCTGATACGCGCCTGTGCACACGACGACGCGACGCGCCCGGATGCCCCCGGACGCCGTCTCAGCAACGAAGCCACCGCCGTCGACCCGGAGTGCCTCCACCCGGGTCCGCTCGGACACCGGCGCGCCGAACGAGGATGCGTAGCCGCGCAGATGCTCGGCGATCTCGTCGCGCGCGAGATAGCCGTCGGGGTCGTTTCCGCCGTATTCGCCGCCGGGCAGGCGGATGGTGTGGTTCGGAGTGACGAGCCGGAAGCTGTCCCAACGCCCGTCCCAGGTATGACCGATTCGGCCCTGTTCCACCACCACGTGCTCGAGGCCGGAGCGGGTCAGGGCGTGGCTGACGGCGAGGCCGGCCTGACCGCCACCTACGACGAGGACGTCGACGTCCGATCGCATGCGTCAACGGTACGCGCGCCGGTCGGCGTGCGCCGGACACCCGGGTCGACCGAATCGAGGGAGGTGCCGGCGTCAGCGGGCCCTCTATAGTTGGCTCCTGTGTGCGTCCGCCTGCTGCCGTAGTTCCGCAGGGTGCACGCGCTCCCAGACACAGAGGCTCTCACTGGCGTTCCCGCAGGTCAGAAGCCATAGACGGAGGTTCATCCCCATTGGCCGAGTACATCTACTCGATGGTGAAGGCGCGCAAGGCGCACGGAGACAAGGTCATCCTCGATGACGTGACGATGGCGTTCCTGCCCGGAGCCAAGATCGGTATGGTCGGCCCGAACGGGGCCGGGAAGTCCACGATCCTGAAGATCATGGCCGGCCTCGAGAAGGAGTCCAACGGCGAGGCCCGGCTCACGCCCGGCTACTCCGTGGGCATCCTGCTCCAGGAGCCGCCGCTGAACGAGGAGAAGACCGTCCTCGGGAACGTGGAGGAGGGCGTCGGGGAGATCAAGGGCAAGATCGATCGGTTCAACGAGATCGGCAACCTGATGGCCGAGCCGGACGCCGACTTCGACGCCCTCATGGAGGAGATGGGCACGCTCCAGGGGGAGATCGACGCGGCCGACGCCTGGGACCTCGACTCCCAGCTCGAGCAGGCCATGGACGCCTTGCAGCTGCCGCCCGCGGACGCCGACGTGACCACCCTGTCCGGTGGTGAGCGCCGTCGCGTGGCGCTGGCGAAGCTGCTCCTGGAGAAGCCGGACCTGCTGCTGCTCGACGAGCCGACGAACCACCTGGACGCGGAGAGCGTGCAGTGGCTCGAGCAGCACCTTGCCAAGTACCCGGGCGCCGTCATCGCCGTCACCCACGACCGGTACTTCCTGGACCACGTGGCCGGCTGGATCGCCGAGGTGGACCGGGGCCGGCTGTACCCCTACGAGGGCAACTACTCCACCTACCTGGAGAAGAAGTCCGAGCGGATGCAGGTCCAGGGCAAGAAGGACGCCAAGCTCGCCAAGCGCCTCAAGGACGAGCTCGAGTGGGTCCGATCCAGTGCGAAGGGCCGGCAGACCAAGTCCAAGGCGCGCATGGCGCGCTATGAGGAGATGGCCGCCGAGGCCGATCGCACCCGCAAGCTGGACTTCGAGGAGATCCAGATCCCGCCCGGCCCGCGGCTCGGCTCGACGGTGCTCGAGGCGAAGGACCTGCGCAAGGGCTTCGGGGACCGGGTTCTCATCGACAACCTGAGCTTCTCGCTGCCACGCGCCGGCATCGTCGGCATCATCGGCCCGAACGGGGTCGGCAAGACGACGCTGTTCAAGACGATCGTCGGCCTCGAACCGCTCGACGACGGTGAGCTGAAGGTCGGCGAGACGGTCAAGATCTCCTACGTGGACCAGAGCCGCGGCGGCATCGACCCGAGCAAGACGCTCTGGGAGGTCGTCTCCGACGGGCTGGACTTCATCCAGGTCGGCAACGTGGAGATCCCCTCCCGGGCCTACGTCTCCCAGTTCGGCTTCAAGGGGCCGGACCAGCAGAAGCCGGCGGGCGTGCTCTCCGGTGGCGAGCGCAACCGCCTGAACCTGGCGCTGACCCTGAAGCAGGGCGGCAACCTGCTGCTGCTCGACGAGCCCACCAACGACCTGGACGTGGAGACGCTCGGCAGCCTGGAGAACGCGCTGCTCAACTTCCCCGGCTCGGCGGTCGTGATCTCCCACGACCGGTGGTTCCTGGACCGCGTGGCCACCCACATCCTCGCCTACGAGGGCACCGCCGAGGATCCCGCGAACTGGTACTGGTTCGAGGGCAACTTCGCCGACTACGAGGAGAACAAGGTCGAGCGGCTCGGCCCGGAGGCGGCCCGCCCGCACCGCGTCACCTATCGCAAGCTCACCCGGGACTGATCCGTGCCACGGATCAGCGTCCCGGTGCCGATGCGCTGGGCCGACCTGGACGCCTACGGCCACGTCAACAACGCGGCGATGTTGACTCTCCTCGAGGAGGCCCGGATCGCCACGTTCTGGGCCACGGGTGATGGCCGCGAGTCGGCGGCTACGAAGGTGCTGGCAGGCGGAGCCGGCGCGTCCAGCTACACGCTGGTCGCTCGGCAGGAGATCGAGTATCTGGCTCCGCTGGAGTACCGCCAGGAACCGGTCCACGTCGAGTTGTGGATCGGCAGGATCGGCGGGGCCAGCCTCGAGGTCTGCTACGAGGTGAACGGCCCAGGTGGGCAGGTCTGCGCCCGGGCGGCGACGTCGATCGTCATGGTCGACGCAGCCTCCGGGCGGCCCCGGCGTCTCACCGACGACGAGCGCGATGCGCTCGAGCCGCTCCTCGAGGAGCCGATCGAGTTCCGGCGCCGCGGCTGAGCCACCGGGTGCGCTCAGCTCTCGCCGTCGAACAGCCCTCCGTCGAGCAGCCAGTGATAGCGCAGGCGCAGCGCGCGTTCGGTGCTGGCCACGAGGGTGGCCAGCACGAGTGCGAGGTTGAGCCACGCGGGGAGCTGGATCGGTGAGGTGAAGGTACCGAGGTTGGCCGCCACGGGCGGGATCTGCGAGATCTCCTCCACGATCTGCGGGACGCCGAGGGCGAGAGCAACGACGAGGACAACCACGCTCGCGAACCCGATGGTGCGGCTCAGGCCGGGCCGCTTGCGCTCCAGGCGTGCGCGTCGACCCTCGGCGGACGCGGGGTCCGGACGTAGCTGCTGCACGGCGCCGGCGTCGCTCACGTAGTGGCAGCGCTTCAGCCCGTAGCTGCTGGTCTCCACCTCCACCGTGCCGCCGGGCACGGAGAACGCGGCCGGAAGCTTGGACCGGGCGTAGTGCTGGCCGTCACGGTAGAGCTCGGCTCGGACCTCACCGTTCGAGTCTCCCCAGAGGCGTACATCGACGGACCAGGTCTCCCGCTCGCCGTCCGCAGCGGTCAGGGACAGGTGGAACAGCGCGCGAGAGAGCAACTGCCACCAGCGGAAGCGTTGCAGCGCGTGCCCATCCCCGGGCTTGACCCGCCGGGCGGCACGCCGACGCTTCCAGTCCGAGAACACGTGAGCCACCGTAGCAACACCGGGCATGCTCCCCCGATCGTGGGCCGCTGCGACCCGTCCGTCGGCTGGGTGCCTCAGCCCGACCGCTACACGTCGCGCGGTCGCCTCGTGCCGTCTCCGGGAGTTCCGGCGAGGGGATGGGTCTGGGCATCACCCGGTCCCTCGCGGACTACGACTCCATGCTCGGGCACGTCGGGGAATCGCATCCTGCCCAGGTGGTCGAGGCGGCCCTGCCCGCCCCGCGAGGTCAGCACCTGTGGGGCGCGCGTGCGAACCCACCGCGCGGTCGATGCCGGGCGACCAGGCGGCCCTTGCTCGAGCCGGGCGAGGTCGTGATCCAGGGACGCGTCCCACACCCGCGCGGCAAGTTGCGCCACGTATCGCAGGGATCTGTCCGGCAGGAGTGGGGTGTCTCGGACCACGACGCGACGCAGGAGCGGCTTGTACGAGCCCGGGTCCGGACCCACGGAGACGGCGTGCATCAGCTCCTCGGCCAGGTAGCCGGATCGGAGGAAGCGCGGTCGCGCGTCGAGGTAGGCGACCGCGTCATCGAGGCCGGCGGCGTTGCCCCTGCGCAACTGGTGCGCGGCCAGATCGTACGGGTCGAGCACCGCGCCGAACGCCGCCCAGTACGCCATGGCCTCCTCGTGCGTCACCGCACGGGTGCGTGGCGGTGTCGGGTCGCGCCGATTGAGCCGGGGGACGTGCGCGTCACCGTTGTCGATCGCGTAGACCCGTTCGAGCAGCGAGTAGGCCGTGGTCATCACGTAGGAGTAGCACGCCGCGGGCTCGGCCGGGTCCGTTCCACTGCGCCGCCTCGTGAAGGGACCCTGTTGTCCCGGCCGGGATGATGATAGTTTCCCAATCAGCAGGGGATCTAGGAAGAAATCACCATGACGGGTGTCGGCGACGAGGCCGACGCACCACCCTGGACCGGCGGGGGACGACAGCCGGACGCGAGGGAGTAATCGGCATGAAGAGATCGATTCCCGCACTGACGGCCGGCGCCCTGGTTCTGGCGCTCGCGGCGTGCGGCAGTGGCGGCGACAACGCGGACGAGCCGACGGACGCCGGCAGCGGCGCCGAGGAGAGCGGTGGGTTCGAGGGACAGACGCTCACCGTCTGGATCATGGAAGGCACCAACCCGGACGCCGGCGGCTACTTCGAAGGCGTTGCTGAGGAGTTCACGGCCCGGACCGGTGCCGAGCTGGACGTGCAGTTCCAGCCCTGGGACGGCGCCCATGACAAGTTCGTTACCTCGATCGCGGGCGGCACCGGCCCGGACGTGGCCGAGGTGGGCACCACCTGGACCGCCGAGTTCGCCGAGCTCGGTGTGCTCGCGGACCTGACGGGCAGCATCGAGGGGGCGGGCCTGGACGGCGACCTCGTCGAAGGGCTCGCTGAGGCGGGTACCTACGATGGCGCGCTCTACGGCATGCCCTGGTACGCCGGGGTGCGCTCGATCATCTACAACCGGGACCTGTTCGAGGCGGCGGGCATCACCGAGACGCCCACGAACTGGGAGGAGCTGACCGCCGCGGTGGAGGCGCTCAAGGCTTCCGACCCCGACGTGATCCCGTTCCCGATCCCGGGGGACTCCCAGTACAGCGCGTACCCGTTCATCTGGGGCGCCGGGGGAGAGATCGCCACCGAGTCCGACGGTACCTGGACCGCCGCGCTGGACTCCCCGGAGGCGATCGAAGGGCTGGAGTACTACACGGGCCTCGCGCTCGAGCACGGATCCTCGACCGCAGCCGCGGACACCTGGAACGAGGCGGACGCCCTCACCGCGTTCGAGCAGGGCAACGTCGGGATGATCGTCGCCGGCAACTGGACCGTGGGCAGGATCGCGCAGGATGCCCCGGATCTGATGGAGAGCATCGGCGCCTTCCCGATCCCGTCGCGTGACGGCGGTCCGGCCGGCTCGTTCCTCGGCGGCTCGCACCTCGGCGTGTGGGCCGACTCCGATCAGCAGGAACTCGGCTGGGAGTTCATCGAGCTCATGAGCACCGGTCAGGCCGCCGCCGACTGGTCCGAGCAGACCGGGTACTTCCCGGGTCAGGCCAGCGCCCTGGCCGAGATCGCTGCCGACGAGGACCCGCTGGTCGCCCCGTTCGCCCAGCAGATGCTGGAGGCGGGCAGGTCCGTGCCACTGACGCCCGCGTTCGGTCAGATCCAGGGCGCGAAGACCGTCGAGGCCATGGTTCAGAACATCCTGACCGGGCGGATGGGTGTCGAGGAGGCGGCCGCGGAGGCGGTCGCCGCCATGAACGAGACGTTCAGCGCCGGGTCCTGAGGTGACCACGTCCACGGCCCGCGTGGCACCGATCGTGCCACGCGGGTCGGCCCCAGACGCGCATCGACGCCGAGCGGCCCGGCGCCGGGCCGTTCGCCCGTGGGTGCTGCTCGCGCCGACCCTGGTCGTGCTGGCAGTGCTGCTGCTGTGGCCGTTGGTGCGCGTGGTGGACCTGTCCTTCCAGGACTTCGGCCTGCGCGAACTGGTCTCCGGAGAGTCGAACTACATCGGCTGGGCGAACTACGCCGCGATCCTGGGCGACTCCTACCTGTGGACTGTCGTGCTGCCGAACACGGTCGGCTTCGCCGCCTGCTGTGTGGTGTTGACCGTGGGGCTCGGCACGCTTGTTGCCCTGTTCCTGAACATCCTCGGCACGTTCTGGAAGACGGTCTGCTCGACGGCGATCATGGTCGCCTGGGCAGTGCCCGCCGTGACCGGCACCTACGTCTGGATCTGGCTGTTCGATCCGCTGAACGGGCTGGTGGCGAGCGTGCTGGCCGGGCTCGGCATCATCGAGCCGGGAACCGTGAACTGGTACACGGACCGGCTCGGCTTCTATGCCATCGCCACCCTGAACGTGGTCCATCACGGCTTCCCGTTCGTGGCGATCACCGTGCTCGCCGGCCTGCTCACCGTGCCGAAGGAGCTCTACGAGGCGGCCACCATGGACGGCGCCGGCGCCTGGCGACGGTTCTGGCAGATCACCGCGCCGATGCTCAAGCCGGTCTTCGCCGTGGTCACGATCCTCTCCACGATCTGGGACTTCAAGGTGTTCACCCAGATCTATCTGATGCCGGGCGGCAACGGCGGCAACGCCGAGGTGTTCAACCTGGGGGTCTGGTCGTACATCCAGTCCTTCGCCCAGGGCAAGTACGGCATGGGCTCGGCCATCGCGGTGCTGCTCACCGGGATCCTGCTCGTCATCACGGTGGTCTACATGCGCACGCTGTTCAAGGAGGAGGACCTGTGAGGCGCACCGGTTCGGCGCTGGCGTGGCCGGCCCTCGGCAAGTCACTCGGGGTGGCCGCGATCCTGGCGTTCGCGCTGTTCCCCGCGTACTGGATGTTCTCCAGCGCGGTGGACGTGGACGCCGCGCGCCGCGGCGCCACCCTGATCCCGACGGACCTGACCCTTGACCACTTCGTCCGGGTCCTGGACGTCGGCGGGTTCGGCCAGTTCATGCGGAACTCGGCGATCGTGGCGCTGGGGACCGTGCTCATCTCCGCGGCCGTGGCCCTGCTCGCCGCGGTCGCGGTGGCACGCTTCGCGTTCACGTTCCGCAGGGCGGTGCTCGTGCTGATCCTCATCGTGCAGATGGTCCCGCTCGAGGCGCTGGTCATCCCGTTGTTCCTGCAGGCGAAGAACCTGCAGATGCTGAACAGTCTCCTCGGCCTCGTGATCGTCTACCTCGCCTTCTCGCTGCCGTTCGCGGTCTGGATGCTCCGTGGCTTCGTGGCCGCGGTGCCGAAGGAGGTCGAGGAGGCCGCCTACATGGACGGCGCCTCGTGGGGCCGGATGTTCTGGGCGGTCCTGCTGCCGCTGGTGGCTCCCGGCGTGGTGGCGACCAGCGTGTTCTCGTTCATCACCGCCTGGAACGAGTTCATCTTCGCGCTCACGTTCCTGCAGGACGCGGACAAGTACACGGTGGCCGTGGGCCTGCAGCGGTTCTTCGGCCAGAACACCGCGGACTGGGGGGCGGTGATGGCCGCGTCCTCGCTGATCACGGTACCGGTCGTGATCTTCTTCGTGGTCGTCCAGCGGCGCCTCGCATCCGGCCTGACGGCGGGGGCGGTGAAGGGATGAGGGTGCTCGCGCTGAGTTCGGGTACCTCGGTCGACGCCATCGACGTGGCGCTGGCCGAGCTCGACGACGCCGATGGGGTGGTCCGGATGCGGATGGTGGCGCACACGGAGCGGAGCTGGCCGACGCAGCTGCGCCGGCGGATCCTGGCTGCGCTGCCGCCGGCGGCCACCGACCTGGGTGAGGTCTGCCGGCTGGACACCGAGATCGGGCAGGCGTTCGCAGACGTGGGCGCCCGGGCGATCGAGGAGTGGGGTGCCGTGGATCTGCTGGTCAGCCACGGCCAGACGGTGCACCACTGGGTGGAGCACGGCCCGCCCGACGGCGGTGGTGGCGCGGGCGATCGGGCCGGCTCGGCCCGGGGCACGTTGCAACTGGGCTCGGCGGCGTGGATCGCGGCGCGCACGGGGCGGCCCGTGATCCATGACCTGCGCACCGCCGACATCGCCGCCGGTGGTCAGGGCGCCCCGCTGGTGAGCCTGCTGGACGCGCTCTGGCTCGGCGACCGGCCCACGGCGGCGCTGAACATCGGAGGCATCGCGAACATCACCCTCGTGGGCGACGGGCCGGTGCGGACCGGCGACACCGGGCCAGGCAACTGCCTCCTGGACGAGGCCGTCGCGGCCCGCACCGGCCACAACTTCGACCCCGACGGAGCGCTCGCCGCGGCGGGCCGCGTGGACCCGCCGGCCCTGGCCGCGCTGCTCGCGGATCCCTACTACGCCCGGCCGTTGCCCAAGAGCACCGGACGGGAGACCTTCGACGGCGGATACGTCACCGCCGCACTGGGTGCCGCCGGGGTGCCCGTCCCCAGTGGCAATGACCTGTTCGCCACGCTCACCGAACTCACCGTCCGGACCATCGCCGAGGCGATCGGCCGTGACGGCGCCCGCACCGAGCGCGTCGTGGTGTCCGGCGGCGGTGTACGCAACGCCACGCTGATGGCCGGACTACGCTCACGGCTACCGGGCGTGATCACCTCCGATTCGCTCGGGCTGGCCGCCGAGGCGAAGGAGGCCTACCTGTTCGCGTTGCTCGGCTACCTGTCGGCTCGTGGGTTGCCCGGCACGGCCCCAGGCGTGGGCCGCCGCCGCGCGACCGGGGCGAGGTCCGCCGTCGTGCTGGGCTCGTTGACCCCACCCGCACCCGCGCCGTGTCCGCCCGGACGCGACCCGGTGCACACGCTCGTACTCGAGGAAGGATGACCATGGCCGAGATGTCCCACGACTGGCGCGAGGTGCTGGGGCTGCACTCACCCACGGAGGAGCGCAACCCCCGCACCGAGGATCTCGATCGGCTGCCCACCGACGAACTGGTGAGCCTGATGATGGAGGAGGATGCCGCGGTCCTGACGGCGGTGCGAGCGGTCGCCGACCAGGTGGCCGCCCTGGTCGATCTCGCCGTGGCGGCCCTAGGCGCGGGTGGACGGGTGCACTACAGCGGCGCCGGGACCTCCGGGCGGCTCGGCGTGCTCGACTCCGTCGAGCTGATGCCCACCTACCGGGTCGGCGCGGAGACGGTGGTGGCACACCTGGCCGGCGGTGACCGGGCGATGATGCAGGCGGTGGAGGGCGTGGAGGACGACCCGGACGCGGGCGCCGCGGACCTGGGCGTCGTCGGCCCGGCGGACGTCGTCGTCGGGATCGCAGCCAGCGGACGCACGCCGTATGTGGGCGGCGCCCTCGCCAGCGCTCGGGAGCAGGGAGCCCGGACCGCCCTGATCGCCACGAACCCCCGCGCCACCCTGGCCGCTGGCGTGGACGTGGCGGTCCTCATCGACACCGGCCCGGAGGTGATCACCGGATCCACCCGGATGAAGGCGGGAACGGCCCAGAAGATGGTCCTGAACATGTTCTCGACGGCGGTGATGGTCCGCCTCGGCAAGACGTACTCGAACCTGATGACCGAGGTGGCGCCCACGAACCAGAAGCTGCGCGCCCGCACCGTACGGATGCTGGTGCAGGCCACGGACCAGGACCCGGAGCGGTGCGCGGACGTGCTGGCCGCGGCAGGGGACGCCCGGACGGCGCTGGTCGCCCTGATCGCCGGGATCGACGTGGCCCAGGCCCGTGAGCTGATCGCCCAATACCCGCCCGACGTCACCCGGATCGCCGATCCGGGAGGGGTGCGTTCAGCCGTAGCCGCAGCAAGGGGAGGGCACCACGAATGACCCGGCCCCCGCTGGTGCTGCGGTTGCGCGGCGGGCTGGACCAGCTCCAGCCGTCCATGCGCCGGGTGGCCGAGTACGTGCTCGAGGATCCGCGGCGGGCCGCCCGGACCACCATCACCGACCTGTCCGCCGCGAGCGGCGTCAGCCAGACCACGGTGATGCGGCTGTGTCACGAGCTCGGCCTGGCCGGGTATCGGGAGTTCCGGCTCGCCCTCGCGGCCGAGACGGGCCGCAGCGATGCCGCCGCCGAGCGTGAGCTGCGCACCGGGGACATCGCCGAAGGTGACGACCTGGCCAGCGTGATCGCGAAGATCGCCTACGCCGACGCCCGTGCCGTGGAGGACACGGCCCGCTCGCTGTCCGTCCCGGAACTCGAGGCGGTGGTCGAGGCCATCGTGACCGCCGGCCGGGTCGACATCTACGGGGTCGGCGCCTCCGGCACCGTCGCAACGGACCTGCAGCAGAAGCTGCACCGGATCGGGCGGGTCGCGTTCGCGCACGCCGATGCGCACCTCGCTCTCACGTCGGCCGCGCTGCTCGGGGAGCGGGACGTCGCGATCGGGATCTCCCACACCGGGACCACCATCGACACCGTCGAGGCACTGCGGCTCGCCGGGGCCCGGGGTGCCACCACGGTGGCGCTGACGAACGCCCCCGGGTCGCCGATCGCGCGGCTCGCCGACCGCGTGCTGCTCACCGCCGCCCGGGAGACGACGTTCCGGTCGGGGGCGACCGCCAGCCGCCTCGCTCAGCTCACCGTCGTGGACTGCGTGTTCGTGGCGATCGCCCAGCGCACTTACGACGCCAGCCAAGCGGCGCTCGAGGTCACCCGCGCCGCCGTCGAGGACAGGAGGTACACCCGGACCCGATCCGGTCCCGGCGGGATCTGATCATCGACGATCACGACTCATCTCGTACATGGAGGGGAACATGCGACGATCACTCGCAGCAGTATTGGGCCTGGCACTGGTGCCGGCCCTGGCATTGGCCGGACCGGCCGCCGCGGACGAACCCGAGGAGCAGTTCCGCGCACTCTGGGTCGACGCGTTCAACGTCGGCATCTACACGCCCGAGCAGGTCATCACGTTGGTCGAGGACGCGAGCGAGCTGGGCGTGAACGCCCTGATCGTGCAGGTCGGTCGGCGGTTCGACTGCTTCTGCAACGACGCGCTCTACCCGCGCACCGACGCCGCCGTCGACCCGGCGCCCTACGACCCGCTGGCCGAGGTCATCGACGTGGCGCACGCGGCCGGGATCGAGGTGCACGCCTGGGTGAACGCCACCACGCTGTGGAACTCGGCCACACCGCCCACCTCGCCGGAGCACGCCTTCAACGCGCACGGACCCAGCGCGACCGGCGCCGACCGCTGGCTGAACCAGCGTGAGGACGGCACCGAGCTCGTCGGAAACAACTCCTACATCGACCCGGCCAACCCGGCCGCCGTCGACTACGTCGTCGAGGCGATCTCCTCGATCACGGACAATTACGACGTGGACGGGGTGAACCTCGACTACATCCGCTACCCGGACTACAGCGCCGGCGAGTTCCAGAACGACTGGGGCTACTCCGAGACGTCGCTGGCCCGGTTCGCCGCCGAGACCGGCCGGACGGACCGCCCGGCCGTCACCGACGAGGAGTTCAGCCAATGGCGCCGCGACCAGGTCTCCGCACTGGTACGCAAGATCTACGTGGCGATGTACGGCTCCGACCCGAGTGACCGGCTCAGCATCAACGGCATCACGTACGCGTTCGGCCCGGTCAGCTACGGCGGTTGGGAGAACGCCCGGCCGTACACGAACGTGCTCCAGGACTGGGTGGGCTGGCTGGATGAGGGCATCATCGACACGGTCACCGCGATGAACTACAAGCGCAACTGGATGCCGGCCCAGGCACAGATGTTCACGGAGTGGAACGACGCACTCATCGCCAACCGCGCCGACCGGCACGTGGTCAACGGGCCGGCTCTCTACCTGAACGAGTTGCCGGACATCGTGGCCCAGGCGGAGGAGACGGTGGCCGCCGGATTCGACGGGTGGAGCGGATACTCCTATGCGAACTTCAGCGCCACGGCGACGGCGTCCACGGATCCCGCCGTCAAGGACGCCGAACGGGAGGCGGTGACCGCGGCACTTCGGGCCGGGCCGCTCGCCGACGACGTGGTGGTACCCGAGATGGAGTGGAAGACCCAACCCACCGCCGGACTTCTTGAGGGCACGGTCACGCTGAGGACCGGCGCGGTCGCCGACCAGGTGGAGGTGCGGGTCCAGCCTCTCGGCCGCACCCCGGGGGAGTCGTTCACGGTGATCACGGACGGGTCCGGGTGGTTCGCGGCCGTCGACCTTGCCCCCGGGCAGTACCGGTTGCGCGTGGTCGAGGACGGCGCCACCGGCACGGGAGCGACGGTCGTCGTCGTCGCCGCCGGTCGGATCACCTCGGCGGAGGTCACCGCCGGCGGGGTCTGAGGGTGCCCGCCCTCGTCGGCCCGGTCACGTGGAACGGGGCGGCGAGGGCGGCGGCGCGGTCCGACCCGCCAGGGGCCGTCTGCGTGTCAGGATATGGGCATGGATCGATCTAGTAGCGACGCCGACGCCACCCGTTCGCGCCGGGCGACGATCACCGACGTCGCCCAGCTGGCGGGGGTGTCGCGCTCGGCCGTCTCCCGGGTGTTCAACGCCCAGGGCGGCATCTCCGCCGCCACCGAGAAACGCATCCGGGATGCCGCGCGCAAGCTGCACTGGACCCCGAGCGCCACGGCGATCGCGTTGCGCTCGGCCAGGTCGCGCACCGTGGGACTGGTCCTGAACCGACCGGGGGTCGCCAAGGACGGCGACCCTGAACTGCCGTCCGGGATGTTCACCGGTCTCGAGAAGGTGCTCGCAAGGCACGACTTCGGGCTGCTGCTGCACATCGCCACGTCCGCGGAGCACGAGGAGCAGACCTACCGGCGGCTCGCCGAGGCCCGTCGCGTCGACGGCGTGGTGCTCCTGGAGTCACGGGTCGGTGACACCAGGTTCGACCTGGTCCGTCGGCTCGGGCTGCCCGCCGTGCTCCTCGGGACCCCGTGGGTGGAGGATCCGATCTCCTACATCGGCCACGGGCCTCGAGGCGCCGGGATGCGCGAGGTGGCCGAACACCTTCTCGAACTGGGCCATCGGTCGATCGCCGCGGTGAGCGGGCCGGAGGACTACGTCGAGTCGAGCCACCGGGACCGGATCCTCCGTGAGGTGCTCGCGGCGGGCGGCGCCGGACTCGTGGCGCATCGCCCGGGACCGTACACACCGGTCACGGCGGCCGAACGCACCCGGGCGATCCTCGAGCAGCACCCCGAGATCACGGCCATCGTCTATGCGACCGACGAGATGGCCATCGCGGGGATGGCGACCCTGCGCGAGCACGGTCTGCGGATCCCCGAGGACGTCTCCGTGGTCGGGTACAACGGCACCGATATCGGCGCGTGGTACTCGCCCGCGCTCACGACGGTCCGGCGTGATGTGTCCCAGCGCGGTCGGGCGGCGGCCCGCACGCTCCTGGGCCTGATGGGCGTGACGGTCGAGGCGTCGGATGAGCAGGTCGTCGACCCGGAGCTCGTGATCCGCGCCTCGACCGCACCCCCACGTGAGGCGGCTACGGCCACCGCGACTGCAGGCTGAGCGCGATCCGGTCCCGTTCCTCCTCGCCGAGCGGAGTGTCCTGCGCGTTGTAGGCACCGACCTTGGCGCCGCGCCGGTCGGCCGGCAGCTCCGCCATCCGCGGAACCAGGCTGAAGTGCAGATGCCGGATGCCCTCGGAGAACTGCATCACATAGGAGCGGTTCGCACCGACGGCGTCCACGAGCGCCCGCGTCCCCTCCCGCAGCACCGCGCCGAGTTCGGCCGCCTCACCTTCGGTCAGGTCTGCCAGCGATTCGACGTGCCGCCGAGGAAGGACGAGCATCCAGCCCGGGAGGGCGCTGCGGTGCGCGATCACCCGCCAGTGCTCGGTCACCCGGACCCGCTCCCGGGGCGGCAGGGCGGATTCCGGTTGGGCGTTCCCGGCGCAGAGCGTGCACTCGGTCATCGTCACGTCACTGAGCCGTGAGGTAGCCGGCGGCGTCTGAGACGAGGCGCGCGACC
Coding sequences within:
- the ettA gene encoding energy-dependent translational throttle protein EttA yields the protein MAEYIYSMVKARKAHGDKVILDDVTMAFLPGAKIGMVGPNGAGKSTILKIMAGLEKESNGEARLTPGYSVGILLQEPPLNEEKTVLGNVEEGVGEIKGKIDRFNEIGNLMAEPDADFDALMEEMGTLQGEIDAADAWDLDSQLEQAMDALQLPPADADVTTLSGGERRRVALAKLLLEKPDLLLLDEPTNHLDAESVQWLEQHLAKYPGAVIAVTHDRYFLDHVAGWIAEVDRGRLYPYEGNYSTYLEKKSERMQVQGKKDAKLAKRLKDELEWVRSSAKGRQTKSKARMARYEEMAAEADRTRKLDFEEIQIPPGPRLGSTVLEAKDLRKGFGDRVLIDNLSFSLPRAGIVGIIGPNGVGKTTLFKTIVGLEPLDDGELKVGETVKISYVDQSRGGIDPSKTLWEVVSDGLDFIQVGNVEIPSRAYVSQFGFKGPDQQKPAGVLSGGERNRLNLALTLKQGGNLLLLDEPTNDLDVETLGSLENALLNFPGSAVVISHDRWFLDRVATHILAYEGTAEDPANWYWFEGNFADYEENKVERLGPEAARPHRVTYRKLTRD
- a CDS encoding sugar ABC transporter substrate-binding protein — encoded protein: MKRSIPALTAGALVLALAACGSGGDNADEPTDAGSGAEESGGFEGQTLTVWIMEGTNPDAGGYFEGVAEEFTARTGAELDVQFQPWDGAHDKFVTSIAGGTGPDVAEVGTTWTAEFAELGVLADLTGSIEGAGLDGDLVEGLAEAGTYDGALYGMPWYAGVRSIIYNRDLFEAAGITETPTNWEELTAAVEALKASDPDVIPFPIPGDSQYSAYPFIWGAGGEIATESDGTWTAALDSPEAIEGLEYYTGLALEHGSSTAAADTWNEADALTAFEQGNVGMIVAGNWTVGRIAQDAPDLMESIGAFPIPSRDGGPAGSFLGGSHLGVWADSDQQELGWEFIELMSTGQAAADWSEQTGYFPGQASALAEIAADEDPLVAPFAQQMLEAGRSVPLTPAFGQIQGAKTVEAMVQNILTGRMGVEEAAAEAVAAMNETFSAGS
- a CDS encoding acyl-CoA thioesterase — its product is MPRISVPVPMRWADLDAYGHVNNAAMLTLLEEARIATFWATGDGRESAATKVLAGGAGASSYTLVARQEIEYLAPLEYRQEPVHVELWIGRIGGASLEVCYEVNGPGGQVCARAATSIVMVDAASGRPRRLTDDERDALEPLLEEPIEFRRRG
- a CDS encoding carbohydrate ABC transporter permease; the protein is MTTSTARVAPIVPRGSAPDAHRRRAARRRAVRPWVLLAPTLVVLAVLLLWPLVRVVDLSFQDFGLRELVSGESNYIGWANYAAILGDSYLWTVVLPNTVGFAACCVVLTVGLGTLVALFLNILGTFWKTVCSTAIMVAWAVPAVTGTYVWIWLFDPLNGLVASVLAGLGIIEPGTVNWYTDRLGFYAIATLNVVHHGFPFVAITVLAGLLTVPKELYEAATMDGAGAWRRFWQITAPMLKPVFAVVTILSTIWDFKVFTQIYLMPGGNGGNAEVFNLGVWSYIQSFAQGKYGMGSAIAVLLTGILLVITVVYMRTLFKEEDL
- a CDS encoding carbohydrate ABC transporter permease — translated: MRRTGSALAWPALGKSLGVAAILAFALFPAYWMFSSAVDVDAARRGATLIPTDLTLDHFVRVLDVGGFGQFMRNSAIVALGTVLISAAVALLAAVAVARFAFTFRRAVLVLILIVQMVPLEALVIPLFLQAKNLQMLNSLLGLVIVYLAFSLPFAVWMLRGFVAAVPKEVEEAAYMDGASWGRMFWAVLLPLVAPGVVATSVFSFITAWNEFIFALTFLQDADKYTVAVGLQRFFGQNTADWGAVMAASSLITVPVVIFFVVVQRRLASGLTAGAVKG